A window of Amaranthus tricolor cultivar Red isolate AtriRed21 chromosome 8, ASM2621246v1, whole genome shotgun sequence genomic DNA:
aaggtaacgtcgaaccatggaccggcatgtaaaatcccggcgtccgtgttagccggcacgtaaaatgcggtgtcagacagggggtccgagaaaaacccatcatgtgaagtctcgagcataacagtattgagaggagtgacgacttccaccacagttagggtttaggactacggtcctcacctaaccagacccttacatatatcagttgtcattattgtcgtgatcttgtgatgtgctatgatggtaaagctatgaggcttaattgaacttgattaaataagcattaaggttaccaagtatttagtagcagtaatgaacttctgcaagtattgagaatgtaacttaatggcttagtaatggtcaataatgagtaataaccttctatattgtgcttgatgattattttgtaagcatgatttaactatcgcatcataagcttgttgaggaaATTATACTCgactttatcgctgaccgatttaatcggctgtcacccgtattatggatgacagtattttgcaggaaaaattagctcaggtttcgatccacgCCGCAATTTTagttattctatcgaggacttagcttcaatgattttacttgatgactatattgtacttatgtttttttatcgtatttaagtaaaccttattttatattttctcagttgtaagatatttttttacttatgttttgaacaattttagtttaaactgtttttagcagttcggcgttttacacttccgcattatttatcttaagtataattattaatgttaattatgtatcgagagtgccgctcctgctacacgtggtatcagagctaaagttactcgaatctTGGAATTTTAGTTCCATGTGAAAGGCTCGATAGctgactaaaaaaaaataataaaaaaaaataaaaaagaaaaaaagaaaagaatttcaaatgattttcaaaacaagtcttcctaaaaattctatttgttttctatgtgcttatgtgactatgtgtaaaattacgtggcagattaattaagttaatgtgaaagtcagtcacatgtttaaaaaattttttttaggtaaGAAATGGCGTAACTTCGTGTGATCACGAAGCTAGAGTTCGAGAGCTAGAAGCACAACTAGCTCGGatggaaaggacaaatgagcgactgatcaccctcatggagaatcaggctcaagaggccaatgacgacgggaaatactttaagaatatggCATATCATCGTCCGCCGCAATACGACGGAGAAGATGATCCGGTTCGCTTCGAGAATTGGCTCGCAGAGATGGAGAAACTTTTAGAGGTCATTAACTGTCTAGCGCACCTAAAAGTAAAGCTGGCTTCCTTCTACCTATCTGGTTCAGCAGAGTTATGGTGGCGTTCTATCAAGGCCACTATGACTGATACTTTTTGGGATGATTTCCTTATAACTCTTCGTCAACAATTCTATCCGCCATCACTCCAacggaaaaaggagaatgagttcTTACATCTTCGTCATGGTCTTATGACCGTGATTGAGTACAGTTGTAAGTTCAATGAGCTGTCTCGATTTGCTTCTGACATTGTAAGCAAAGAAAGTGTTCGTGCATCCCGCTTCTTCGAGGGTCTTAGtcttaagatccaaaagggGATTGGGAAGTATTCTGACTTCCGAGATCTCTACGACCGAGCGCTTAAGTATGAGAGGATCCTTGACAAGGaggacaacaccaacaaaagaaaacttGGTGGAGGAAACAACAACGGGAACAAGAGGCCAACCAATTGGGATCGCAAGTAGTTCCAATcaacaacttcaacaagagtcacagtttggaagtgtcgcttatgtggtaaggatcaccgaggtcgttcatgcactgggaagatcatctgcttcaattgcaaaaaggagggtcatgtttccactaactGCCGAGAAGGGATCCAGTTGGGAGCTAGTAGTACTGGTAATTATGGAGCTCCTAGTTCTTCGGGAAATGTTCAGAGTATTGCAGCTAGGAAGACTGTCGGTTTGCACGCTATTAGCAACCATGTAGACAATCTTCATCGGGCGTTTGAGGGTAAGGTCATTTCTGGTCACTTTTTCGTAGGAGACTCTTtggctcatattctttttgattcaggagctgaccgatcttttatctctaCTTCTTTCCTTCATGAATCCTCTATCTGTCTtgaacctcaaaaatttaatctccaaattctattacctgacggttcaccattcctatgtgaccgtatctttcctaatttccctcttaagatttcggacaaccatctacctgccgatttaatagtgtttgagttgggtacatatgatattattttggggatggactggttgggacgtcatcatgcggagattttgtgtaaagagaagatcgttcgggttaaggctccaggtggagaatgtttgattaggaagaattctgtgtttcccattcaaaccatttctgcagttcaagccattgagatgattaaacatggagataagggatatttgtgttatattgctagtagtgaggagaaaatcaagttaagtcttgaggaaaccccaattgtttgtgattaccctgatgttttccctgaggatctacctggtttacctccaaggagagaggttgactttcatatagatctaattcctgatgctacccctatctctaggactccgtatcgttttgctccagctgagttagccgaattgaaaaagcaattagatgagttattggagaaaggttttatccgacctagtgtgtcaccctggggagcccctgttctgtttgtgaagaagaaggatggaacgatgagattgtgtattgcttatagggagattaataagatcaccattaagaaccgttaccctttgcccgggatagatgatttgtttgatcagctaagaggcgctcaggtgttctcgaagattgatttaacgtctggatatcatcaattgaggatagccaaggaggatatttctaaaacagcatttcggactcgatatggacattatgagtttttggtaatgccatttgggttaacaaatgcacctgcagcatttatggatttgatgcagaggtatcttcgtccttatttggataaattcgtggttgtttttatcgatgatattttggtatattcaaggagtagggaagaacatgaagaacacttgagaatgattctagagcttttgagaaaagagaaattgtatgggaagtttagtaagt
This region includes:
- the LOC130821522 gene encoding uncharacterized protein LOC130821522; its protein translation is MAYHRPPQYDGEDDPVRFENWLAEMEKLLEVINCLAHLKVKLASFYLSGSAELWWRSIKATMTDTFWDDFLITLRQQFYPPSLQRKKENEFLHLRHGLMTVIEYSCKFNELSRFASDIVSKESVRASRFFEGLSLKIQKGIGKYSDFRDLYDRALKYERILDKEDNTNKRKLGGGNNNGNKRPTNWDRKRVMFPLTAEKGSSWELVVLVIMELLVLREMFRVLQLGRLSELTDLLSLLLSFMNPLSCIAYREINKITIKNRYPLPGIDDLFDQLRGAQVFSKIDLTSGYHQLRIAKEDISKTAFRTRYGHYEFLVMPFGLTNAPAAFMDLMQRYLRPYLDKFVVVFIDDILVYSRSREEHEEHLRMILELLRKEKLYGKFSKCEFWLEEISILGHMVSKGGISVDPEKINAITDWPIPRNVTEVRSILGLAGGIPKFGSVAYSYSMRQPSRYI